A stretch of Synechococcus sp. MIT S9220 DNA encodes these proteins:
- a CDS encoding peptidase, giving the protein MLDDPCPPVQQVRKLDGQPFIAAAAETAPGYGARLATTAFGIPSLPRWCVWVEPAAGELADRWERRWLNAIDAALGQWMPLLPITRVSDRNRAHIRVERRRPPRRKLAGGWRASNGRAVLQLLEVRRADIWRLEPGVTVLVSPELRAQSLQATALHELGHAFGLWGHSVDPADALAPVQGASPVLAPSAGDRSTLNWLRDQPSRFGEPFNPADAAEQ; this is encoded by the coding sequence ATGCTTGATGACCCCTGTCCACCGGTTCAGCAAGTTCGCAAGCTGGATGGTCAGCCCTTCATTGCTGCGGCTGCCGAAACAGCACCTGGATATGGGGCACGTTTGGCGACCACGGCTTTCGGGATTCCATCTCTGCCTCGCTGGTGTGTCTGGGTCGAGCCTGCTGCTGGTGAGCTGGCGGATCGATGGGAGCGACGCTGGCTGAATGCCATTGATGCTGCTTTGGGTCAATGGATGCCTCTGTTGCCGATCACGCGGGTGAGTGATCGCAACCGTGCTCACATTCGGGTGGAACGCCGTCGGCCGCCGCGGCGCAAGTTGGCGGGGGGCTGGAGAGCCAGTAATGGTCGTGCTGTGCTGCAACTGCTGGAAGTGCGTCGCGCAGACATCTGGCGACTGGAACCAGGCGTGACCGTGCTGGTCTCGCCGGAGCTGAGGGCGCAGTCCCTGCAGGCCACCGCGTTGCATGAGTTGGGCCATGCCTTTGGTCTCTGGGGGCACAGCGTTGATCCGGCTGATGCCCTTGCTCCGGTGCAAGGAGCCTCGCCTGTGCTCGCTCCATCCGCCGGGGATCGCAGCACGCTGAACTGGTTGCGTGACCAGCCCAGCCGTTTCGGTGAGCCCTTCAATCCTGCCGATGCCGCAGAGCAATGA
- a CDS encoding sigma-70 family RNA polymerase sigma factor, with protein sequence MVSSLSAFLGEIGRHQLLTPEQELTMGRKVQAMVALNERCQLAGGSGPACVYNDEEKRTIKRGERAKNQMITSNLRLVVNLAKRYQGKGLDLLDLIQEGTLGLTRAVEKYDPTRGHRFSTYAYWWIRQGLNRALSTQSRTIRIPVNVNEKLTKLRAAKARLMQSNGLPPTSEQLAESMQISLSEVEDLLGCELRSVTVSLQGVVKSKSDPSELVDVLPSDEIPPMERAEIAERTASAWKLLDKSNLTPKERTVVMLRFGLDGSHEWRTLAEVARHMNCSREYCCQVVQRALRKLRKTGIQHGLVEMSI encoded by the coding sequence ATGGTGAGTTCACTGAGTGCATTTCTAGGCGAAATCGGCAGACATCAACTATTGACTCCTGAACAGGAGTTAACGATGGGGCGCAAAGTTCAAGCGATGGTCGCTCTGAACGAGCGCTGTCAGCTTGCCGGCGGAAGTGGACCCGCATGTGTTTACAACGATGAAGAGAAGCGGACGATTAAGCGGGGAGAAAGAGCCAAAAATCAGATGATCACGTCCAACCTCAGGTTGGTCGTGAATCTTGCGAAGCGATACCAGGGCAAGGGACTTGACCTACTGGATCTGATTCAGGAAGGCACCCTTGGACTCACACGCGCCGTCGAAAAATACGACCCAACGCGTGGTCACCGTTTTTCCACCTATGCCTACTGGTGGATTCGTCAGGGCTTGAACCGCGCTCTTTCAACGCAGAGCCGCACCATTCGTATTCCCGTGAATGTGAATGAAAAACTCACCAAACTTCGTGCTGCCAAGGCTCGACTGATGCAGAGCAATGGCTTGCCTCCAACATCAGAACAACTGGCGGAGTCGATGCAAATCTCCCTCAGCGAAGTGGAAGATCTGCTGGGTTGTGAATTACGCAGTGTGACGGTCAGCCTTCAGGGGGTCGTGAAGTCAAAATCTGATCCTTCAGAGCTGGTTGACGTTCTCCCTAGCGATGAAATTCCACCGATGGAACGGGCGGAAATCGCTGAAAGGACTGCTTCGGCCTGGAAGCTGTTGGACAAATCCAATCTCACGCCCAAAGAACGGACGGTCGTGATGCTGAGATTCGGCCTCGATGGCAGCCATGAATGGCGCACATTGGCTGAGGTAGCCCGGCACATGAACTGCAGCCGTGAGTACTGCTGCCAAGTGGTGCAACGCGCCCTGCGCAAACTGCGCAAAACCGGCATCCAACACGGCCTTGTCGAGATGAGCATCTGA
- a CDS encoding DUF2214 family protein: MLLASALTPEIAKSAGVAYVHYLSFMLCFAALVVERRLIRPDPDRRTATAMVITDIIYGIAALALLVTGILRVLYFGQGSEFYTENPLFWWKVGLYLSVGGLSLYPTVTYILWALPLRKGELPKVGEALATRLGWIINVELVGFALVPMLATLMARGVGLPAA; encoded by the coding sequence ATGTTGCTGGCCTCTGCGCTGACTCCGGAGATTGCCAAGAGTGCTGGAGTGGCTTACGTCCACTACCTGAGCTTCATGCTCTGCTTCGCAGCATTGGTGGTGGAGCGCCGGCTGATTCGTCCTGATCCGGATCGCAGGACTGCCACGGCCATGGTGATCACCGACATCATTTACGGAATTGCAGCACTGGCTCTGCTGGTGACTGGAATTCTGCGGGTGCTCTATTTCGGTCAGGGCAGCGAGTTTTACACCGAAAACCCACTGTTTTGGTGGAAAGTCGGCCTTTATCTGAGTGTGGGTGGGCTGTCGCTCTATCCCACTGTCACCTACATCCTCTGGGCACTTCCGCTCCGCAAGGGCGAGTTGCCCAAGGTGGGCGAGGCGCTAGCAACCCGTCTTGGCTGGATCATCAATGTGGAGCTGGTGGGATTTGCCCTGGTTCCGATGCTCGCCACACTGATGGCCAGGGGTGTTGGTCTTCCCGCTGCTTGA